Proteins found in one Lysinibacillus fusiformis genomic segment:
- a CDS encoding aminopeptidase, whose translation MKTFETKIEQYAELVIKVGINIQQGQTLVISASIAAADFVRRVCRHAYLNGAHYVYIRWIDEELARIEYEYMTEQGLAYTPDWLVKGYEEMASSGAAFLYIISPHLQNMEGVDPVKVEKAEYASALAFRSFTEKLIRMQVSWTVIVYPTEQWAGSIFPDLEPKNALEKLWEKFFEILRLEEENPLKAWRQHIQTLNKRAALLNDKYFRYLHFISEDTNLKIELPQNHRWVNGLETNDNGSSFICNMPTEEIYTTPLKKGVNGIVKNTKPLVYEGQIIDQFTLTFKDGEIIDFSAEKGMEALQNMLNKDEGARYIGEVALVPHDSAISRSNLLFYHNLFDENASCHLAIGQAYTSGLKEEDRANLENINNSMIHIDFMLGSQKLQVNGIREDGTVEAILVNGKWAH comes from the coding sequence ATGAAAACTTTTGAAACTAAAATAGAACAGTACGCGGAGTTGGTCATTAAAGTAGGAATAAATATTCAACAAGGACAGACTTTAGTGATTTCTGCCTCAATAGCTGCTGCCGATTTTGTTAGAAGGGTTTGTCGACATGCCTATCTCAATGGTGCACATTATGTTTATATAAGGTGGATTGATGAAGAGCTTGCTCGAATTGAATATGAATATATGACAGAGCAAGGCTTAGCCTATACACCTGATTGGCTTGTGAAAGGGTATGAAGAAATGGCGAGTAGTGGTGCCGCTTTTCTTTATATAATTTCACCCCACTTGCAAAATATGGAGGGAGTAGACCCTGTTAAGGTAGAAAAAGCAGAGTATGCTTCTGCACTTGCTTTTCGCTCGTTTACCGAAAAATTGATTAGAATGCAAGTTAGTTGGACTGTTATTGTTTATCCGACGGAGCAATGGGCAGGGTCTATTTTCCCCGATTTAGAGCCCAAAAATGCTCTGGAAAAGTTATGGGAAAAGTTTTTTGAAATACTAAGATTAGAAGAAGAAAATCCACTAAAAGCCTGGAGGCAACATATCCAAACATTAAATAAAAGGGCAGCTTTATTGAACGATAAGTATTTCCGTTATTTACATTTCATTAGCGAAGACACAAATTTAAAAATTGAGCTACCGCAAAATCATCGTTGGGTTAATGGCTTAGAAACGAATGACAATGGAAGTTCATTTATTTGTAATATGCCGACTGAAGAAATTTATACAACACCACTCAAAAAAGGTGTAAATGGGATAGTCAAAAATACAAAGCCATTAGTTTATGAAGGGCAGATCATTGATCAATTTACACTTACGTTTAAAGATGGAGAGATTATTGATTTCTCAGCTGAAAAAGGAATGGAAGCATTACAAAATATGCTTAATAAAGACGAGGGAGCAAGATATATTGGCGAAGTGGCATTGGTTCCTCATGATTCTGCAATCTCCAGAAGCAATCTACTATTCTATCATAATTTATTCGACGAGAATGCATCCTGTCATTTAGCTATTGGGCAAGCCTATACATCAGGCTTGAAAGAAGAAGATCGTGCGAATCTAGAAAACATAAATAATAGTATGATCCATATTGATTTTATGTTAGGTTCACAAAAATTACAGGTCAATGGTATACGTGAAGACGGTACTGTCGAAGCCATTTTAGTGAATGGTAAGTGGGCCCACTAA
- a CDS encoding InlB B-repeat-containing protein, protein MRKVWQQLMLLFTICLLFAQALFGSITVSATANEPLTIILTTEGEPYIEGHIALNPVTIQMATSSIDSEGMQVEWSVNEGDTWEIFDMMDPLVLTDAGDYSIWFRIIGQPNISKHTIRVAGSQPSLLSESNSIIYVNLNTVEGSNDGTNWVNAFDNLQSALDKAQSGDQIWIAQGTYTPTRKVNGNDPRSATFQMKNGVGIYGGFKGDETTLAERDFETYKTILSGALPNGSSAYHVFFHSYFLELDKTAVLDGVTITKGNANGSTMDLYGGGMFNISRNSPTLTNVNFYGNKAGLQGGGLYNHSESNPILTNVTFTENEAGFQGGAIYNYNSGPTFQDVIFEKNKTTGSQSEGGGIYNYGSSPILTNVTFIENEAENKGGAMSNTKQSNPSLTGVSFDGNKALISGKGGGMYNSESSPMLTNVQFNKNVASYDGGGIANEMSNPTLIDVLFTSNTASSYGAGMYNASSDPSLDNVIFIGNETFMYGGGMYNDNSNPTLTNVTFSENKAGYGGGIFITGRDSTPVIRNTRFNNNQALQIGGGVFTSNYSSPSFDEVKINQNRAINGAGMHNQDSSPIIMNTLFSGNTANYGGGAMSNNGSSSPILTNTTLTSNDAYIGGGLFNQDNSSPNLRNVLFTGNKAEFEGASISNDSPNSNIILTNVTISGDIPRYGESAIYGGDLVSKIQNTIIIGNSRKIAISNYKGKVENSLLDVQVGRNVRGKLIDGDGNTTDTSNYIPTDIFMDSSKKDYRLKVDSPAIDRGKVNYPELADVTTDIAGNKRIQGITIDLGVYEVTPFYSVIYDANEATAGQVPEDSAQYEENQTVTVQGNVGQLMRTGYTFTGWNTKVDGKGIAYKANDTFRIGTTNVILYAQWTKKQTATYTVTYDANEATAGQVPEDSTRYEENQTVTVQGNSGHLEKAGYTFVGWNTKVDGKGIAYKANDTFQIGTTNVILYAQWTKKQTATYTVTYDANEATAGQVPEDSAQYKENQTVTVQGNVGQLMRTGYTFTGWNTKADGKGIAYKANDTFQIGTTNVILYAQWTKKQTATYTVTYDANEATGGQVPEDSTQYEENQTVTVQENSGHLEKAGYTFVGWNTKADGKGIAYKANDTFQIGTSNVILYAQWAKKQTATYTVTYDANEATGGQVPEDSAQYEENQTVTVQGNSGHLEKAGYTFVGWNIKADGKGIAYKANDTFQMGTTNVILYAQLTKKQTATYTVTYDANEATAGQVPEDSTRYEENQTVTVQGNSGHLEKAGYTFVGWNTKADGTGTVYKANETFPIGKVHVILYAQWIVNPPSSGDNTTSPNDNDYSSLSTVKITFHTNGGTLLPPQEITYNTKIRDLPLPTKDGFRFDGWYEDAAFKIEWDEDTVIRKNIVIYAKWIPLLVDESDTPLPKEMVRFYDMDSHWAKEIVEELAILKIIHGYEDGTFRPNEPISRMHVAVLFARAFEFESIRSAKAFSDIATNHVYYEEINTLQQAGIIDGMGDTFHPVEAITRAQVAKILAKTLRLPSEGTSSFSDVSSNHWSTGYIAALEQAGIAFESNGEFHPDVPVTRAELATFLYRALQF, encoded by the coding sequence ATGAGAAAAGTGTGGCAACAGTTGATGTTGCTTTTTACCATCTGTTTATTATTTGCACAAGCTTTATTTGGTAGTATAACTGTGTCTGCAACAGCTAATGAGCCACTTACAATTATCCTGACAACAGAAGGAGAACCTTATATAGAAGGACATATCGCTTTAAATCCTGTCACGATCCAAATGGCAACTTCCTCGATTGATAGTGAAGGTATGCAAGTAGAGTGGTCAGTCAATGAAGGGGATACATGGGAGATATTCGATATGATGGATCCACTTGTCTTAACTGATGCAGGTGATTATTCAATTTGGTTTAGAATTATCGGACAACCAAATATCAGTAAGCATACTATTCGTGTTGCAGGATCTCAGCCTTCACTATTATCGGAAAGTAATTCCATTATTTATGTGAATCTGAATACTGTTGAAGGAAGTAATGATGGTACAAATTGGGTAAATGCCTTTGATAATTTACAATCAGCATTAGATAAGGCACAAAGTGGAGATCAAATATGGATTGCCCAAGGAACATATACGCCAACTAGAAAAGTGAATGGTAATGATCCACGTAGTGCAACATTTCAAATGAAAAATGGCGTGGGGATTTATGGTGGTTTTAAAGGTGATGAAACGACATTAGCAGAGAGAGATTTTGAGACATACAAAACCATATTAAGTGGCGCACTACCTAATGGTAGTAGTGCTTATCATGTTTTTTTCCATTCCTATTTCCTAGAGTTAGATAAAACAGCAGTTCTCGATGGTGTCACGATTACGAAAGGAAATGCTAATGGGAGCACTATGGATTTATATGGAGGAGGTATGTTCAATATTAGTAGAAATAGTCCGACTTTAACGAATGTTAATTTTTATGGTAATAAAGCGGGCCTTCAGGGCGGTGGACTCTACAATCATAGTGAAAGTAATCCTATCTTAACAAATGTGACATTTACTGAAAATGAGGCTGGCTTCCAAGGTGGCGCTATCTATAACTATAATAGTGGACCGACTTTTCAAGATGTAATTTTTGAAAAAAATAAGACAACTGGGTCACAAAGTGAAGGTGGGGGTATCTACAATTATGGGAGTAGTCCTATTTTAACAAATGTAACATTTATTGAAAATGAAGCAGAGAATAAAGGAGGGGCTATGTCCAATACGAAACAAAGTAATCCTAGTTTAACAGGAGTGAGTTTCGATGGAAATAAGGCCTTAATTTCAGGGAAAGGAGGAGGAATGTACAATAGCGAAAGTAGTCCAATGTTAACAAATGTACAATTTAATAAAAATGTAGCAAGCTATGATGGAGGTGGTATAGCTAATGAGATGAGTAACCCGACCTTAATAGATGTATTATTCACCAGCAATACGGCAAGTAGTTATGGGGCAGGGATGTACAATGCAAGTAGTGATCCGAGCCTAGACAATGTAATATTTATTGGAAATGAGACATTTATGTATGGAGGGGGTATGTACAACGATAATAGTAACCCAACTTTAACAAATGTAACATTCAGCGAAAATAAGGCAGGGTATGGAGGGGGGATATTTATAACTGGTCGTGACAGTACCCCAGTCATAAGAAATACGAGATTTAATAATAATCAGGCACTTCAGATAGGTGGAGGTGTTTTTACTTCCAATTATAGTAGTCCTAGCTTTGATGAAGTGAAGATTAATCAAAACCGTGCCATCAATGGAGCTGGTATGCATAATCAAGATAGCAGTCCAATTATTATGAATACTTTATTTAGCGGAAATACAGCAAACTATGGTGGAGGGGCTATGTCTAATAATGGTTCTAGCAGCCCGATTTTGACAAATACAACATTAACAAGTAATGATGCATATATTGGAGGGGGCCTGTTCAATCAAGATAATAGTAGCCCTAATCTAAGAAATGTATTATTCACTGGAAACAAGGCAGAATTTGAAGGAGCTTCTATAAGTAATGACTCTCCAAATAGTAATATAATCTTAACAAATGTGACTATTAGTGGGGATATTCCAAGATATGGGGAGAGTGCTATTTATGGAGGTGATCTAGTTAGTAAAATTCAAAATACTATTATTATTGGAAATAGTAGGAAAATTGCTATTTCGAATTATAAGGGCAAAGTTGAAAATAGTTTGCTAGATGTACAGGTAGGAAGGAATGTACGAGGGAAACTTATTGATGGGGACGGGAATACTACAGATACATCCAACTATATACCAACAGATATTTTTATGGATTCTAGCAAGAAAGATTATCGCTTAAAAGTTGACTCACCAGCAATAGATAGAGGGAAAGTTAATTATCCTGAATTAGCAGATGTAACAACAGATATTGCTGGCAACAAACGTATTCAGGGAATAACAATCGATCTAGGCGTATATGAAGTGACACCATTCTACTCAGTAATATATGATGCAAATGAGGCAACAGCGGGTCAAGTACCAGAGGATAGTGCACAGTATGAAGAAAATCAAACGGTGACAGTCCAAGGAAATGTCGGCCAGTTAATGAGGACGGGCTATACATTTACGGGATGGAACACCAAGGTAGATGGAAAAGGTATAGCGTATAAAGCGAATGACACTTTTCGAATAGGCACAACAAATGTGATCCTTTACGCACAATGGACAAAAAAACAAACTGCAACATATACGGTTACCTATGATGCAAATGAGGCAACAGCGGGTCAAGTACCAGAGGATAGTACACGGTATGAAGAAAATCAAACAGTGACAGTCCAAGGAAATAGCGGCCACCTAGAAAAAGCAGGTTATACATTTGTAGGATGGAACACCAAGGTAGATGGAAAAGGTATAGCGTATAAAGCGAATGACACTTTTCAAATAGGCACAACAAATGTGATCCTTTACGCACAATGGACAAAAAAACAAACTGCAACATATACAGTTACCTATGATGCAAATGAGGCAACAGCGGGTCAAGTACCAGAGGATAGTGCACAGTATAAAGAAAATCAAACGGTGACAGTCCAAGGAAATGTCGGCCAGTTAATGAGGACGGGCTATACATTTACGGGATGGAACACCAAGGCAGATGGAAAAGGTATAGCGTATAAAGCGAATGACACTTTTCAAATAGGCACAACAAATGTGATCCTTTACGCACAATGGACAAAAAAACAAACTGCAACATATACAGTTACCTATGATGCAAATGAGGCAACAGGAGGTCAAGTACCAGAGGATAGTACACAGTATGAAGAAAATCAAACGGTGACAGTCCAAGAAAATAGCGGCCACCTAGAAAAAGCAGGTTATACATTTGTAGGATGGAACACCAAGGCAGATGGAAAAGGTATAGCGTATAAAGCGAATGACACTTTTCAAATAGGCACTTCAAATGTGATCCTTTATGCACAATGGGCAAAAAAACAAACTGCAACATATACAGTTACCTATGATGCAAATGAGGCAACAGGAGGCCAAGTACCAGAGGATAGTGCACAGTATGAAGAAAATCAAACAGTGACAGTCCAAGGAAATAGCGGTCACCTAGAAAAAGCAGGTTATACATTTGTAGGATGGAACATCAAGGCAGATGGAAAAGGTATAGCGTATAAAGCGAATGACACTTTTCAAATGGGCACAACAAATGTGATCCTTTACGCACAATTGACAAAAAAACAAACTGCAACATATACAGTTACCTATGATGCAAATGAGGCAACAGCGGGTCAAGTACCAGAGGATAGTACACGGTATGAAGAAAATCAAACAGTGACAGTCCAAGGAAATAGCGGCCACCTAGAAAAAGCAGGTTATACATTTGTAGGGTGGAACACCAAGGCAGATGGGACAGGAACAGTGTATAAAGCAAATGAAACTTTTCCAATTGGTAAAGTGCATGTCATATTATATGCTCAATGGATAGTAAATCCACCATCATCAGGTGACAATACCACATCACCCAACGATAATGACTACTCTTCATTATCAACTGTGAAAATCACTTTTCATACAAATGGTGGTACACTACTTCCTCCACAAGAGATTACTTATAATACAAAAATACGTGATTTACCTTTACCTACCAAAGATGGTTTTCGCTTTGATGGCTGGTATGAGGATGCAGCATTTAAAATTGAATGGGATGAGGATACAGTTATTCGAAAGAATATAGTAATATATGCAAAGTGGATACCTTTGCTAGTGGACGAATCAGACACACCACTACCCAAAGAAATGGTAAGGTTTTATGATATGGATAGCCATTGGGCAAAAGAGATAGTTGAGGAACTAGCGATACTTAAGATTATCCATGGTTATGAAGATGGCACTTTCCGTCCAAATGAACCGATTAGTCGTATGCATGTGGCAGTATTATTTGCACGCGCCTTCGAGTTTGAATCAATTCGCTCAGCAAAAGCCTTTTCTGATATAGCAACAAATCATGTCTACTATGAAGAGATCAACACGCTACAGCAAGCGGGAATTATTGATGGGATGGGTGACACATTCCATCCAGTAGAAGCTATTACACGTGCACAAGTAGCAAAAATTTTAGCAAAAACATTACGACTACCTTCTGAGGGTACAAGTTCATTTAGTGATGTTTCTAGTAATCATTGGAGCACGGGTTATATTGCAGCACTAGAACAGGCTGGGATTGCATTTGAGAGTAATGGTGAATTTCATCCCGATGTGCCAGTAACACGTGCAGAGCTAGCGACATTTTTATACAGGGCACTCCAATTTTAA
- a CDS encoding ELKS/Rab6-interacting/CAST family protein: MNVNNVIDFIAKKKEREDRKRAQDLERYVATQCNFQQPENIDALVEDKLIEVKDHTLFLGFLSILKDEQIEPLDIFQDVFSLEPSRFEMSYNMRWWSVVQLAFTFLTILKENEPHTYADFLGLSK; this comes from the coding sequence ATGAACGTGAATAACGTCATTGATTTTATTGCAAAAAAAAAGGAACGTGAAGACCGAAAGCGTGCTCAGGATTTAGAACGTTATGTAGCTACACAATGTAATTTTCAGCAGCCTGAAAATATTGATGCTCTTGTAGAGGACAAACTGATTGAAGTCAAAGATCATACGTTATTTCTTGGCTTTCTATCCATTTTAAAGGATGAGCAAATAGAGCCGCTAGATATTTTTCAAGATGTCTTTTCATTAGAACCTTCTCGTTTTGAGATGTCGTACAATATGAGATGGTGGTCAGTTGTACAACTGGCATTTACATTTTTAACAATTCTCAAGGAAAATGAGCCGCATACATATGCTGATTTTTTAGGTCTCTCCAAATAA
- a CDS encoding 2-oxoacid:ferredoxin oxidoreductase subunit beta codes for MATFKDFRNTVKPNWCPGCGDFSVQAAIQRAAANVGIEPNELAVISGIGCSGRISGYINSYGFHGIHGRALPIAQGLKMANRDLHVIASGGDGDGFAIGMGHTIHAIRRNIDITYIVMDNQIYGLTKGQTSPRSAAGFITKSTPGGAIEPSLKPLEVALTSGATFVAQGFSTDIKELTALIEAGINHKGFSFINVFSPCVTYNKVNTYDWFKENLTKLADVEGYDHSDRGMAMRTVMEHEGLVTGIIYHDTETTSYQEKVPGYSELPLTDIDIKMSENDFNDLVKEFM; via the coding sequence ATGGCAACATTTAAGGATTTTCGTAATACAGTGAAACCAAACTGGTGCCCAGGTTGTGGAGACTTCTCTGTACAAGCAGCTATTCAACGTGCTGCTGCAAATGTCGGTATTGAACCAAATGAACTTGCGGTCATTTCAGGCATTGGTTGTTCTGGTCGTATTTCAGGTTATATCAATTCTTATGGCTTCCATGGCATTCATGGTCGTGCACTTCCAATTGCACAGGGCTTAAAAATGGCTAATCGTGATTTACATGTCATCGCTTCTGGTGGTGATGGTGATGGATTTGCAATTGGTATGGGGCATACAATTCATGCAATTCGCCGTAATATTGATATTACTTATATTGTTATGGATAACCAAATCTATGGTTTAACAAAAGGTCAAACATCACCACGTTCTGCTGCTGGATTTATTACAAAATCTACACCAGGTGGAGCGATTGAACCATCATTAAAACCATTAGAGGTAGCATTAACAAGTGGTGCAACATTTGTGGCACAAGGCTTCTCTACAGATATTAAAGAGTTAACAGCTTTAATTGAAGCTGGTATTAACCATAAAGGCTTCTCATTTATCAATGTCTTTTCACCTTGTGTAACGTATAACAAAGTGAACACATATGATTGGTTTAAAGAGAACCTAACAAAGCTAGCGGATGTCGAAGGTTATGATCACTCAGATCGTGGTATGGCGATGCGTACAGTGATGGAGCACGAGGGCTTAGTAACAGGCATTATTTATCATGATACAGAAACAACGTCGTATCAAGAAAAAGTACCTGGCTACTCAGAGCTACCATTAACAGATATCGATATCAAAATGAGCGAAAATGATTTCAATGATTTAGTAAAAGAATTTATGTAA
- a CDS encoding TetR/AcrR family transcriptional regulator yields the protein MAERGRPKGASGEESRALLLEIAAKEFAQHGYHETKVSTIVKSASLSQPTFYLYFKNKEAIFEELENLFRLRMMDLAKKSRLQPALEQGTVRARIIYNVKELLAFFAKNPNLTRIGFYLSTKADEIKVQIVKQIKENLDYEVDAGYFRKDIDTHIVAECLIGIIERLTFVQLLPKLKKPEEIATEIVDLLIEGMLNREQSVQ from the coding sequence ATGGCAGAAAGAGGTAGACCTAAAGGCGCAAGTGGAGAAGAAAGTCGCGCATTATTACTTGAAATTGCAGCGAAAGAGTTTGCGCAGCATGGATATCATGAAACGAAGGTGAGTACTATAGTAAAAAGTGCATCATTAAGTCAGCCTACTTTTTATCTGTATTTTAAAAATAAAGAGGCCATTTTTGAAGAATTAGAAAATCTTTTTCGCTTACGAATGATGGATTTAGCTAAAAAAAGCCGCTTACAGCCTGCATTGGAGCAAGGGACAGTAAGAGCGCGTATTATCTATAATGTTAAGGAATTATTAGCATTTTTTGCCAAAAACCCTAATTTAACACGGATTGGCTTTTATTTATCAACAAAGGCTGATGAAATAAAGGTACAAATTGTCAAGCAAATTAAAGAGAATCTGGATTATGAAGTAGATGCTGGCTACTTTCGCAAAGATATAGATACACATATAGTGGCAGAGTGCTTAATAGGCATTATTGAGCGATTAACATTTGTTCAACTACTGCCAAAGCTAAAAAAGCCAGAAGAGATAGCCACTGAAATTGTAGACTTACTCATTGAAGGAATGTTGAATAGAGAACAAAGTGTCCAATAG
- a CDS encoding ABC transporter substrate-binding protein has product MAIQKLWKKGLIGALAISMLAACSDSSSSANEVNKDLSLEEITEKAKEEGTVNSVGMPDTWANWVETWEELGTEYSIKHKDTDMSSAEELAKFEAEKDDATADIGDVGIAFGPIAKDKGLTLPYKTSYWDEIPDWAKDEEGHWIVGYTGTISFLTDKNNVKNAPTSWEDLKNGNYTVSIGDALTANQAQFAILAAAMAFGGDESNIQPGIDFFAELAKQGRLQGDPSVANLEKGEIDVAILWDFNALGYRHQIDEERFDVVIPKEGSVTSGYATVINKYAKNPHAAMLAREYILSDAGQENLAKGYARPIRDKVDLPQEVKDLLLPADMYTNAQPVKDQKKWEDTTKQIPQLYQEQVLIHAK; this is encoded by the coding sequence ATGGCAATTCAAAAACTGTGGAAAAAAGGTCTAATCGGTGCATTAGCCATTTCCATGTTGGCAGCTTGTTCTGACAGTTCATCTAGTGCAAATGAGGTAAACAAGGATTTATCGCTTGAAGAAATTACAGAAAAAGCAAAAGAAGAGGGCACTGTTAATTCTGTTGGTATGCCAGATACATGGGCGAACTGGGTAGAAACTTGGGAGGAACTCGGGACCGAATATAGCATCAAACACAAGGATACGGATATGTCGAGTGCCGAGGAGTTAGCGAAGTTTGAAGCAGAGAAAGATGATGCTACAGCAGACATTGGAGATGTCGGAATTGCTTTTGGACCAATTGCTAAGGACAAGGGCTTAACATTACCATACAAAACGTCGTATTGGGATGAAATACCTGATTGGGCTAAAGACGAAGAAGGACACTGGATTGTTGGCTATACAGGAACCATTTCTTTTTTGACAGATAAAAATAATGTGAAGAATGCCCCAACATCATGGGAAGATCTGAAAAATGGGAATTATACAGTCAGTATTGGGGATGCATTAACGGCTAACCAAGCACAGTTTGCTATTTTAGCAGCGGCAATGGCCTTTGGAGGGGATGAGTCGAACATCCAGCCAGGCATTGATTTCTTTGCCGAATTAGCGAAGCAAGGGCGTTTACAGGGAGATCCATCAGTAGCGAACCTAGAAAAAGGTGAAATAGATGTTGCAATCTTATGGGATTTTAATGCACTAGGCTATCGTCACCAAATCGATGAGGAGCGCTTTGATGTAGTGATACCAAAAGAAGGGTCTGTCACTTCTGGTTATGCAACGGTAATTAATAAATATGCCAAAAACCCACATGCTGCCATGCTAGCACGTGAATATATTCTTTCAGATGCTGGTCAAGAAAATTTAGCAAAAGGCTATGCGCGTCCGATTCGAGATAAAGTAGACCTTCCTCAGGAAGTAAAAGACTTATTATTACCAGCAGATATGTATACGAATGCACAGCCAGTAAAAGATCAAAAGAAATGGGAAGACACGACGAAGCAAATCCCTCAGCTTTATCAAGAGCAGGTGTTAATCCATGCAAAATAA
- a CDS encoding ABC transporter ATP-binding protein: MLEPIYELENVTFYYKKGKFKANNGISLTINKGEIIGLLGPNGAGKTTLIKQMIGQLAPTEGSVKFHNQEVSKNTKYVLRQTAYYSQETFALSFLKTWEAIYFTGRLKGLSKKESKQQTDDILLRLGMEAYRDKLLSKLSGGQRRLISLGTTLIGQASVMILDEPTNELDPLKRKLVWDIIRELNQKGTTIILVTHNILEAEKVVHRVAVIDNGKLLAIDHIEKLKKRVDQRMRLEIYAQEASIQNIQDRLKAFGQAELVEDTKLTLLIEKNAVRTIIEIIQDETLNISQYSLLPPSLEDVYSLLQEQQRSE; this comes from the coding sequence ATGCTTGAACCAATATATGAATTAGAAAATGTAACTTTCTACTATAAAAAAGGTAAATTTAAAGCAAATAATGGCATTTCACTGACCATAAATAAAGGAGAAATTATTGGCTTATTAGGGCCGAATGGAGCAGGAAAAACCACATTGATTAAGCAAATGATTGGACAGTTAGCACCAACAGAGGGATCAGTGAAGTTTCATAACCAAGAAGTATCCAAGAATACGAAGTATGTATTGAGACAGACTGCCTATTATTCACAAGAGACTTTTGCTTTATCATTTTTAAAAACATGGGAAGCCATTTATTTTACGGGTAGGTTAAAGGGGCTTTCAAAAAAAGAGTCGAAACAACAGACTGATGACATTTTGCTGAGGTTAGGCATGGAAGCTTATCGAGATAAGCTATTATCAAAGCTTTCGGGTGGCCAAAGAAGACTCATTAGTTTAGGAACTACTTTGATTGGTCAGGCATCCGTCATGATTTTGGATGAACCTACAAACGAGCTAGATCCATTAAAACGGAAATTAGTATGGGACATCATTCGTGAGCTTAACCAAAAGGGTACAACAATTATTTTAGTCACTCACAATATTTTGGAAGCTGAAAAAGTTGTCCATCGTGTGGCTGTTATAGATAACGGAAAGCTTTTAGCCATTGACCATATCGAAAAGCTGAAGAAAAGGGTAGACCAAAGAATGCGTTTAGAAATTTATGCGCAGGAAGCCTCTATTCAAAATATCCAAGACAGACTAAAAGCTTTTGGGCAAGCTGAATTAGTAGAGGATACAAAACTCACCCTGCTAATTGAGAAAAACGCGGTCCGTACTATTATTGAAATAATACAGGATGAGACATTGAACATCAGTCAGTACTCTCTGTTACCTCCAAGTCTTGAAGATGTCTATTCATTACTTCAAGAGCAACAAAGGAGTGAATAG
- a CDS encoding ABC transporter permease encodes MNSFIQFFVELFILFRIQIAIVRHQLLWIIAMSSIFPMVTLVFLEFLLGESSSEQLARLIIGNMIFSILLMGMNILGQDISYQKFGGYFTYYSSLPIRKVNFILSLLFYGILTSLPSFIIVFTFGQQIYGVNLHFEWLLIPVALLAIFSVVGIGVLMGFLSPNPQFTNIVAQFLLMFVTFLTPVMIEMKDLPIILQWISYVLPTTYVANVLHGMLTVGWSNSTLIDVLILLIFSCFSYLLISKKIHWRVH; translated from the coding sequence ATGAATTCCTTTATTCAATTCTTTGTTGAATTATTTATTCTATTTCGTATACAAATAGCCATCGTAAGGCATCAATTATTATGGATCATTGCAATGTCTTCCATTTTTCCAATGGTTACTTTAGTGTTTCTTGAATTTTTACTGGGTGAATCAAGTTCAGAACAATTGGCACGATTAATTATTGGTAATATGATTTTTAGTATTCTGTTAATGGGAATGAATATTTTAGGGCAGGATATATCGTATCAAAAATTCGGAGGTTATTTTACATATTATTCATCCCTTCCCATCCGTAAAGTTAATTTTATTTTATCTTTGTTGTTTTATGGTATTTTAACTTCCTTACCCTCTTTTATTATTGTATTTACTTTCGGTCAGCAAATTTATGGGGTGAATCTTCATTTCGAGTGGCTTTTAATACCAGTAGCATTATTGGCGATTTTTAGTGTAGTGGGCATTGGTGTATTAATGGGGTTTTTATCTCCAAATCCACAATTTACAAATATTGTAGCCCAATTTTTACTGATGTTTGTCACTTTCTTAACACCAGTTATGATTGAGATGAAAGATCTTCCTATTATTCTTCAGTGGATTTCCTATGTGCTACCCACAACGTATGTAGCGAATGTATTACACGGTATGCTAACTGTTGGATGGTCCAATTCTACATTAATAGATGTTTTGATTCTACTTATTTTTTCATGCTTTTCTTATCTATTAATCAGTAAAAAAATACATTGGCGTGTTCATTAA